From Salvelinus sp. IW2-2015 linkage group LG2, ASM291031v2, whole genome shotgun sequence, one genomic window encodes:
- the LOC111972323 gene encoding dual specificity protein phosphatase 19-like: MQSLAQEIKTFSKTNLRKQCTRVTTLSGRRIIETWKGSTIHVVEDKTQPQTACGYVQDNSWDVQVGVIKPYLLLGSQDAAHDFGTLRKYKVSHILNVAYGVENAFPDLFIYKTLSILDVPDTDITSYFQECSKFIDQANAEKGVVLVHCNSGVSRSASVVIGYLMSTEGKPFNDAFTLVKSARPATCPNPGFLEQLKGFKLKGGIEANGVGYA; the protein is encoded by the exons ATGCAGTCTCTTGCCCAGGAAATCAAGACATTTTCCAAGACCAATTTGAGAAAGCAATGCACCCGCGTGACGACGTTGAGCGGCAGGAGGATTATTGAGACATGGAAAGGGTCGACTATACATGTTGTAGAGGATAAAACTCAGCCTCAGACAGCATGCGGCTATGTGCAGGACAACAGCTGGGACGTACAAGTTGGAGTTATTAAACCTTATTTACTATTAG GCTCACAAGATGCTGCACATGACTTTGGCACTTTGAGAAAATATAAG GTGTCCCACATTTTGAATGTAGCCTATGGTGTTGAAAACGCATTTCCAGACCTGTTCATTTATAAAACACTGAGCATTCTGGATGTTCCTGATACTGACATAACATCCTATTTCCAAGAGTGCTCAAAATTCATAGACCAAGCAAATGCAGAG AAAGGAGTTGTGTTGGTTCACTGCAATTCTGGAGTCTCGAGGTCAGCCTCGGTCGTCATTGGATACCTGATGTCCACGGAAGGAAAGCCTTTCAATGATGCGTTTACCTTGGTGAAATCGGCTCGGCCAGCCACGTGTCCAAACCCAGGGTTTCTTGAACAGTTGAAAGGTTTCAAACTGAAAGGGGGCATAGAAGCCAATGGTGTGGGCTATGCatga